The nucleotide window TGCCGGCGGACTCATCGATGTCCCCGAGCGGAACGAGGAGGGCATAGCCGTCGAGGATGACAGGAGCCGAGGCGTCGAAGAGCGGGTCGTCGATGCTCGCCTGTGCCAGCACATCCTCGTCGGGGGTCGGCAGCGACTGCTGGAAGGCGTGCGGAGCGTGGCGGCGCACGAGCTCCAAGGCCACCTGCGGTTCCAGCCAGTAGGGCGAATACAGGTAGAGGTCGACCTTCGCTTCGGGGTCGGGGATGATCACTCGCGTCGGCAGTCCCGGCTCATCGGCGAGGCGGACTCCCGTATGCAGGCGGGAGGCGATGGCGAGCATGAGGCTGAGGATCCGCTCCTCCTCGCGGTCGGGCATGCCGTCCGGGAAGGCCTCATTGAGTCCGTCGGCATCGGCGAACCAGTCCGGCGGCGGGGTCGGCTGGCGATCGCGGGGACAGTCGACGACGATCGCGTGGTGGGCCCAGTCGGGGACTTCGAGGGCGGCGGCATCGGCGGGGTCGAGGACGGTGCCGGAGCTCAGCCGCGAATGCCTGCTCAGCCGCATCTGTGCGTGTTCGTCGAGCGTCGGATTGAGGTCCGGCAGCTTGTTGTGGATGAGCGCGAGGGCGTCGGAGATTTCGACGGCATCGTCGAGGAGGAGCAGGTGGAATCCCCGCAGATCCGCCGAGGTGGGGGTGTCGACCGGCGCGGAAGCGCGGTGTTCGCCGTACCCGGGTCGACCCGTCGAGGGCATTCCGGTCCGCCGCCGACTCGCAGCGGAAGCATCGGATGCGGGGCTTCGGTCCGCGGCGGGTGCTGGGCTTCGGTCCGCGTCGGGTGCGCCCTGGTAGCGCGCGGCGTCTGCGCGCTCGCGTTCGGCGCGTTCGGCGGCTTCGCGTTGCAGCCGCAGTTCGCGGCGGGTGATCACATGCCCCTCCGGTAGAAGTTGAGGTGCGATCGGGAGGCGGTCGGACCGCGCTGGCCCTGGTAGCGGTTTCCGGTGACCTGCGAACCGTAGGGATTGACCGCTGCGGAGCTCAATCGGAAGAAGCACAGCTGCCCGATCTTCATGCCCGGCCACAGTGTGATCGGCAGAGTCGCGACATTGGACAGCTCGAGGGTGACGTGACCGCTGAAGCCGGGGTCGATGAATCCGGCGGTCGAATGCGTCAGCAGGCCGAGCCGGCCAAGCGAGGACTTCCCTTCGAGTCGCGCCGCCACATCGTCGGGCAGGGTCACGAGCTCATGCGTGGAGGCGAGGACGAACTCGCCGGGGTGGAGGACGAAGGGCTCGCCGGGTGCGGCCTCGACGAAGCGGGTGAGCTCGGGCTGCTCGAGGCTCGGATCGATGACCGGGTATTTGTGGTTGTCGAAGAGCCGGAAGTACCGGTCGAGGCAGACATCGACGCTGGCCGGCTGGATCAGCGAGGGGTCGTAGGGGTCGAGGGCGATGCGGCCGGAGTCGAGCTCGGCGCGGATGTCGCGGTCGGAAAGCAGAGTCACGTGTCTGATGGTAGTCGTTCCGCTCTCTGTACGCTCGGGATCCGTCATCTGGAATGCTCGAAATTTTCCTTGAGCACCTAGCGACACGCCGCCTGTAGATCACAAACCGATAACGATTACTCTGATTTTTGCTGGTTTTTCCCCGTGTGTCTCCCCACAGCCACTGATGAATGCTTTAGAGTAATGAGCTGTACGGACCCGCGCACGATGGTGCCTTCCCCTTCTTAAGCCAAGGAATGCCGGGAGTCCATCGTCTTTCGTGGGTAGACAACAATCGAAAGGCATTACTGTGAAGACCTCGCGTCTTGTGCTTGCCCCCGCAGTAGCCGTTGCATTGACAGGTCTTGCTGGCGCCCCGGCGTTCGCAGCGACAGAGTCCACCGCTTCGGTACCTCAGCAACCGTTGTGCGCCCATGGCGAACAGCAGTCATCGAGTGACTCCGAAGCGGATTCCTCGGTTCCCGCAGAGTCGGATCCTCAGGCGACCCTTGCCAACGCGCAGGTGACCCGGGACGACATCGCCGACGACAAGAAGGGAATCGGCTTCTCCGGCACCGGATTCACTCCGGACGAGAAGGCCACTGTGACCGTCGTGGGCACGGATGGCACTGAATACTCGCCGGAGAAGAAGCTCACGGTCGACGAGAAGGGTCAGGTGTCCGGCACCTACTTCTTCACCGTGACCGAGGGTGCGAAGGTTCCCGTCGGCGAATACTCGCTCTACCTCACGGATCTCAAGTCGGAGAAGAAGTCCTCGAAGGTGACCTTCGAGGTCGTCTCGAAGGCCTCCGAGGTCGATGAGCCCGGGTCCACCGATGACAAGTGCGACTCGGCCACCGGCCCGATCAAGACTCCCTCCGAGTCCCCGAGCGAATCGGAGACTCCGGCGCCTTCGGAGACGAAGACGGAAGAGCCGACCACCGAGGCTCCGAAGCCGAGCGAGACGAAGACCGAAGAGCCCACCACCGAGGCTCCGAAGCCGAGCGAGACAAAGACCGAGGAGCCGACCACCAAGGCACCGAAGCCTTCGGAGTCGACCCCCCCGGCACCGTCCCCGTCTGAAACCGACGACACCGATGAGGATAAGTCGGACAAGGACGAGTCGGACAAGGCTCCGGCGGACGACGTCAAGCCCGGACCCGCAGAGGCACCGAAGGACGAGCCCACCACCGAGGCTCCTAAGTCCGACGATGCCGAAGACGCCGACGCAGCTGATGACGGCAAGCAGGAAGAATCCGACAAGCCTGCCGACGATGCGAAGTCCGACGATGCGAAGTCCGAGGACGACGCGGCGGAGTCCACCGGACCGGCCAGCCCCGGCTCCGAGGAGAAGAAGGCTCCGGCGGCTGCCACGCAGTCTCTCTCCATCGACCCGACCGAGATCAGCTCCGAGGACTTCCTCAACAAGGGCATCAAGCTCGGCGTCACCGGAGCCCAGCCGGGCGAGAAGATCACCATCACGGTCGAGCATGCCCAGGGCAAGGTCGATCGCTACACGATGACCAAGGAAGCCGACTCCGAAGGCAAGGCCACGTTCGGTGTCCAGGCCAAGGTCAAGGCTGTGCTCGGCACGTACAACGTGCGAGCCCAGGCCGAGAGCTTCGATGAGCCCCAGGGCGGAAGCTTCACGGTCCTGACCAACGGCACAGCCGTCGACGAAGGCGGCAACGGCAGCGGCTCGAACGATTCGGGCAGCGACCTGCCGCGCACCGGTGCCGAGATGACCGGACTGGCACTCGGCGTCGGACTGCTCGCTGTCGGTGCCGCAGCCGTCATCATCACCCGTCGGCGGATGAACGCCTCCGACGATCCTGCGGAGTTCTAAGCGCAGTTGAACGATGAATTGTCCCTCGCGGGGCTGCAGCTCGACGGACGCGAGATTGATCTAGGACGTCTGCGAGCAGGGACAATGCTCGGACTCATGGGCAGCCCGGACAGCACCACCTCGGTGGTGCTGTCCGTGGCGGCCCTGCCCCACGTCGCACCACCACCACGCTTCCCGACCGGAGCCCGGTCGGGTCGTTCGCGTGTGCGCAGCTGGTTGAAGAAGTACCTGCGTGAAGCCGATGCCGGATCTGGGGAGGCGGCATCGGCAGCGACTCAATCCGCTGCACTGACGACATTCGGTCTGCGTCCGGAGGTTCTGCGCCGCCGGTTGGCAGATCTGGAGGCGATCGATCGTGCTCGTCTCGTCCTGGTCGCGGCCTGGGCGAGCGGCGCGACGTGGCTGACGCTCATCGATCCCTTCGCTTCGGTCCCGGGTCACCTGCGCACGGGACTGCGCAACCGCTTCGCCGAACTCGTCGCCGACGAGGGCCGGGGAGTCGTGTTCAGCTCGAATTCGCTCACCGACCACACCATCGCCGAGGCGGGGGTGGCCGATATCGAAAAGGACCAACTCGTCGCGTTCGGTTCCTTGGAGCAGATCGTCAGCGAACCCCGCGGTTCGCTGCCTGCCGAGCTCAGCGGCGTCAACGTCTATTCGGGCCTGGCTCGCAAGGGCTGGCTGTCCATCGGGCATTCGGCCGTGCGCGCCCGCACGGAACTCGACGGGAAGGTCTTCGTCACTCTCGGGTGGCGTGCCGCCCTGCTGTCACTGGACGAACATGACCCGGCGTTCACCTCGGCGACGGTGTTCGAAGCCATCGTCACGGGACTGCGCGATCGCGGCTCCTGCCTGCAGGCGAAGCTGTCGCCGGTCGACACCGAGATGGGGCTCGCCCTCGACGTCGACCTGGCCGATCTCGCCGGGGTTCCGGGCCACTCGCCATCTGCCTCCGCAGCCCGCGCAGGTGACGCAGTCGATGCAGGCCATGCAGACCAGGAATCGGCTGCAGCCGCGGAAGCAGGCCATGCAGACCAGGAATCGGCTGCAGCCGCGGACGAATCATCTGTCGCCGACGGACCGACGATCGGCTTCGGCGTCATCCATCCGGGGCTCGGCCGGACGGTCACCGAACTGCGCGCGAACGTCAAAGTCGGCACCCACGTCTTCGTCGAGGTCGACACCTCCGCGCTGCACGCCTACCCGGTGGATTGAAGCCCGGCAGATAGACTGGGACCTGCTCAGTCCCCTTCAATCCCCCATCGAATCAGGAGCGTCATGCGAACCTCGCGCAGACTTCTGATCTCGGCGCTGACGGTCATCGTGCTCACGGTCGCCGCTGTTCCCCTCCTCAACTTCACTGTCTACACACCCGCCCGGGCTGCCGAGGCCTACATCGGAGCACTCGAACGCGGCGACGCGAACCGGGCCTTCTCCTATCTGGCGACGCCGACTCCGACCTCGACGCTGGCCCTCAGCGATGAAGTGCTCTCGGCCGCCCCCGATCTGCCGCGGGAGGCCGAGGCGGAGACGCTGTCCGTCGACAGCGACCACGCGAAGGTCCGGCTCAGCTACAACCTGTCCTCGCAGGAACAGACGATCACCGTGAACATGGTCCGTCTGCCGGCGAGCGCGGGGCTGTTCGACCGGTGGGCGATCGAGCAGCGGGACTGGCCGACGCTGAGCCTCGACGTCTCCGGTTCGTCGACGGCCACCGTCAACGGCTACGGGGTCAGCACCGGGAAGGTGCCCGTGCTGTTCCCGGCCAGCTACCTCGTCGGCTTCGACGCGACGTACCTGAAGTCGAAGTCCCAACGCGCCGAGGTGACCGCCCCCGGCGACTCCTCGACCGTCAAGCTCTCGCCGCAGCCGACGGCCAAACTCGAGGAGACCGTGAAGCAGCAGGTCAACGACCATCTCAAAGACTGCATGACGTCGAAGACCCTCATGCCTTCCGGCTGCGTCTTCGGCTACGACACGGACAACGAGATCATCGGCGACATCTCCTGGTCACTCGAACGCAGCCCGCAGATCGGGCTCACCGCCTCCGGCAATGACCTCGAACTCACTCCCTCGACCGTCGAAGTCCGGGTCAAGGGACGCTACCGGGATATCGTCACCGCCGCCGAACACGACCTCGACGAGAAGCTCTCCTTCGTCCTCGGCGGCTCCGTGGTCGTCAAGTCCTCGCAGGTCAGCTTCGAGCCGCGCCGCCTCGGCGACGTCTCCGTCATGTGAGGATGACGCCGTCAGGCGCCGCGGAGGTCGAGGTTGAGCTCGTTCGGCGCCGCGTCCACGAGATCGACGGGGATGCCCCAGTCCTGCTGGTAGAGGTGGCAGGCCGCGTGCAGCGGGATCTCTCCCCCGGGTTCGCCGTCACACGCCGCGGCTCGCGCGGTCACGTGGAGCACTCCCCCGGCGAGTTCGGGATTGATTACGATGTCTCGGGTGAGCCCCTCGGCTCCCCCGTCGCCGGAGACGATGAGCGCGGGCGGGGTCGCCGAGACCTGGAGGAAGGTGGGGTCGCCCCAACGGTCGTCGAGCTTCTGCCCGGACGGCACCGTGAAGCTCACGCTCAGCGACACCGGACCCGAAGCGATCTCCGTCGACGGCCGTTTCGTCGTCAGCGCGCCCTCGTCGACCTTCTGTGCGTCCTTGGGCAGCTTCACCCTCGTCAGCGCATGGGAAGCGGACTCGACGACGAGGAGTTCGGCCTCGCCCGCGGAATCGTCGGTGCCTGCAGCGGAGCCACCGGTATTGCTGCCGCCGTCGACGACGAGGATGTCCGAGGGCTCGCGCAGTCCGCGGGCCAAGGTCGTCACTTCGGCGGTGGTCGGGTCATACCGGCGGATCGCTCCGTTGTACGTATCGGCGATCGCGATCGACCCATCGGGCAGGCTGCGCACACCGAGCGGATGCTGCAGGCGCGCCTCGGCGGCGGGGCCGTCGCGGAAGCCGAAGTCGAAGAGGCCGACGCCCACGAGTGTGGTGACTTCTCCGGTGGTCGGGTCGAGGCGGCGGATCGCCGAGGTCTCGGAATCGGCGATGAGAACCTGACCGTCCGAGTCGAGGTCGAGACCCGAGGACTGCGCGAACCACGCGGCTTCCGCGTCGCCGTCGGTCAGTCCCTCATTCATCGTGCCCGAGAGGATGCGGATCGATCCGTCCTTCGGGTCGAACGACCAGATCGTGTGGTTGCCTGCCATCGCCACGACCACCTCGGCGGTGGCGGGGACGAAGAGAACATCCCACGGAGATGACAGCTTCACATCTTCCCCGGGGCCGTCGTATCGGCCCAGCTCACCGGGCTTGCCGCGGACATTGTCGATCGCACCGACCATGTGCTGCTCGCCGGTGCCGGCGATGGTGGTCACGGTCTCCGTCTCGAGGTCGATTCCGCGCAGGGTGTGGTTGACGGTGTCGGCGACGACGATTCCGTAGCCGACTTCGGCGGCCAGGTCGTCGGGCAGTACGGTGATGCCGCCGGGTTCGCTGAAGCTCGCCTGGGCGAAGTCGCCGTCCTCCGAGCCGCGTTGCCCCGTGCCGATGCGGCGGATGATCGTGGTGCCTTCGGCATCGTATTCGACGAGGCTGTGGTGGCCGGAGTCGGAGACGAGGAGATTTCCCGAGGCCAGGCGGGTGGCCTTGCCCGGGTAGAACAGGTCGGTTTCCGGTGCCGGCGGCGGAACGTAGGGGCCGTCGCCGGAATGCAGAGTGCCCTTGGCCGAGTGCTCTTCGATGAGGCCCTCGATGATCTCGGTGAGTCCGGCGGCGTGACCCTCACCGGACATGGTCGCTACGAGATAGCCCTCGGGGTCGATGACGGCCAGGGTCGGCCAGGCACGGGCGGTGTAGGCCTGCCAGGTGACGAGGTCGGGATCGTCGAGGACGATGTGCTCGACCTGGTAGCGCTCCACGGCCTGGTCGACGGCCTCGACGGTGCGTTCGAACTCGAACTTCGGCGAGTGCACGCCGATGATGACGAGTTCTCGTGCGTACTTCTCCTCCAGCGGTCGCAGTTCGTCGAGGACGTGGAGGCAGTTGATGCAGCAGAAGGTCCAGAAGTCGAGGAGGACGACCTTTCCGCGCAGGTCAGCCAGGGTCAGTTCCTTGCCTCCGGAGTTCATCCAGCGGCGGCCGACGAGTTCGGGGGCTCGAACCTTGACGTTCCGCGCCGAGGAGGTGGATGCGGTGGATTCTGACGGGCTGGTGTTCATGCCACTATGATCGCAGATCCCACGCCGAGGCGGCCGGGCCGGTGTCATCTTGTGACCGCTCACACGTCGGCGCTGTCGCTCAGGATCAGGCGCGGGCGCCGAAGATGCTGGAGCCGACCCGCACGATCGTCGCTCCTTCGGAGATCGCGAGTTCGAAATCTGCGCTCATGCCCATCGACAGTTCGGTCGCCTCGGCGGCCATGACCCCGGACTCCCGCAGGCGTTCGCTGAGTTCACGCAGGTCTGAGTAGCTGGGACGGATCTCATCGGGGCTGCTGCCGGGCAGGCCGATGGTCATCAGGCCGCGCAGCCGCATGCGGTCGAGCTTTCGGGTTTCGGTGATGAGCGCCTCGGCGTCTTCGGGGGCGACACCGAATTTCGAGTCCTCGCGGGAGGTGTTGACCTGGACGAAGTAGTCGACGGTTTCGTCGAGTACGTCGAGGCGGTTGTTGATCTTCTCGGCCAGGGCGAGGTTGTCCACCGATTGGATGCAGCGGGCATGGCGCAGGGTGTGGTTGACCTTGTTGCGCTGCAGGGGGCCGATGAGGTGGGTTTCCGGGTTGAGGTCGGCGAGCGCCTCGGCTTTGCCGGTGATCTCCTGGACTTTGTTCTCGCCGATGAGCGTGAATCCGTGTTCGAGGGCGACGCGGATCTTCTCCACCGGCTGCGTCTTCGTTGCCAGCAGCACCCGCACCTCGTCGCCGCTGCGGCCCGCTGCTTCGGCGGCGGCACGGGCACGTTCGGCCACCTCGTCGAGGTTGCCGGTGATGACGGCGACGTCTTCCGGGGACAGCGGGGAGGGCGAATCAGTCGTACTCATGTCTCCAGTCTTCCATGAGCCGTGGGAAGTTTCAGGTCGGCGTCGGAAGTGCGACGGCCAGGGAGGGGCTGCGAACTGCGCCGGTCTGCAGAGTCCAGAAACGAGTTGCGGACGTTCCGTGTCGAAATCATCTCGATTCCCCTCGACACGGAACGTCCGCAACTCGATGCTGCCTCGGCTTCGGGACTAGCGGTGCTTCAGCCGGTCCCGCGCGGTGCAGTGCTCATCGGTGCAGTGCTTACTTCGGCAGGCCTTCGGCGTTCGGGTCGATGTTCCTGATCAGTGCGGAGGTGTCGAGTCCGCCGAGGTCCTCATCCATGAGCTTCTGTAGCTGGGCGTGGACGAGTGTGGCCGCCGGGAGGTCGACGCCCTGGGTTTCGGCACCGGCCAGTGCCAGGCCGACGTCCTTGTGCATGAGTGCGGCGGCGAAGCCGGGCTTGAAATCGTTGTTCGCAGCCGCCGTCGTGGTCACGCCGGGTACCGGGTACCAGGTGCGCAATGGCCAGGAGTCACCGGAGGAGACCTTCGCAATATCGTGGAAGACCTTCGGGTCGAGGCCGAAGCGATCGGCCAGGACTGCACCTTCGACGACGCCCTGCAGGCTGATCGAGAGCATCATGTTGTTGACGATCTTCGCGGCCTGACCGGCGGCGTCGCCTCCGGCGTGGAAGATGTTGCCGGCCATCGCCTCGATGAAGGGACGGGCCTCTTCGACGTCGGCATCGGAGCCGCCGAGCATGAAGGTCAGGGTCCCGGCCTCAGCACCGGTGACGCCGCCGGAGACCGGGCCGTCGATGAGACGGAAACCGGCCTTGGCCGCCTCGGCGTGAAGGACGCGTGCGGAGTCGAAGTCGATCGTCGAGGAATCGACGAGGAGGGTCTTCGTGTCCGCGTTGGCCAAGACGCCATCGGGCTCGAGGTAGGCGGTGCGGGCATGCTCGCCTTTGGGCAGCATCGTGAACACGATATCGGCGCCGGCGACCGCCTCGGCGATCGATTTCACGGGGTTGACCCCGTGTTCAGCGGCCGCGGCCACTGCCTCGGGGACGAGATCGAAACCATTGACGGTGTGACCGGCCTTGACCAGGTTCGCAGTCATCGGGCGGCCCATATTCCCCAGGCCCACCCATCCAATCGTCGACATAATATGCCTCCTCGCATCATGTTCTTCTGGTATGCAGTGTTCTCTCTCACAGTACGCCAGACGGTGCGCGCACGCCCGTTCGAGGGCTCACCTCTTCTGCACCGGTTATGTGCGCGCACGCAGATAGAATGGAGGGACTATGGCCTCCTACGCACCCAGCGGTTCCGGTCAGCAGATCGCCCCCGAGGATCTGCTGACTCTGCTCGCCGTCGCCCGGTTGGGAAAGTTCACTGCCGCGGCGCACAGTCTCGGCCTCAACCACACGACCGTGTCCCGACGCATCGCCGCGCTCGAGAAAGCCTACGGGGAACGGGTGCTCGTGGCCTCACCCGACGGGTGGGAGCTCAGCGCGGGAGGACGTGAGCTGCTGCCGATCGCCGAGGACATCGAGGCCGCCCTGGGGCGGATCGACGCACACAGGAGTTCGGCGCTGTCCGGAACGATTCGGCTGGCCTGCCCGCAGGCCTTCGCCCTCGAGTACGCGGTCCCGGCTCTCACCGGGCTGCAGCAGCGCCACCCTGGGCTGCAGATCGAACTCATCACGGCGACTCAGCGGGTTCGCCAGTACAGGTCCGGCGTCGACATCGAGATCGTCGTCGGCCGCCCGGATGCGCCGCGGTCGATCGCCAAGCACCTCCGCGACTATCGCCTCCAGCTCTACGCATCGCAGGACTATCTCGGACGGCACGGACATCCGCGCAGCCTCGACGAGCTGGCCGAGCATCGGATGATCTACTACATCGAGAACTCACTGCAGGTCGATGACCTCGACGAGGCGGCCGAGGCCCTGCCGCGCGGCAGCGGATTCTTCCGCTCCACCTCGGTGCATGCGCATGTGCTCGCCACGTCGGACGGGGTCGGAATCGGGATCCTGCCGGACTTCCTGGCCCGGCACAACTCTCGACTGGTGCAGGTTCTGCCCGCACAGTTCTCAAAGCGAGTCTCCTATTGGGCCTCGGTCCGACACGAGTCTCTGCGCAACGCCGGGGTCCGCAAAGTCCTAGAATCCCTCTGATTGCTACCTGACGGGCCCCCAGCACCCTGGCGCCAGGGTGCTGGGGGCCCGTCGGGTAGTTCGGAGGGCGGGGTCAGGCGGAGGTCCAGCCTCCGTCGATGCTGTGAGCGCTGCCGTTGATCAGGTCGGCGTGCTTGCCGGCGAGGAACAGCGCGATGGCCGCGACGTCCTCGGGTTCGGCGAGCTTCGGCACGGCGGAGTGGCCGAGGAAGACCTTCTCGATGACTTCGTCTTCGCTGATTCCGTTCGTCTTCGCCTGATCCGCGATCTGCCCTTTGACCAGGGGTGTGAGCACATATCCGGGGTTGATCGCATTGCATGTCACGCCATGCGGTCCCGCTTCCAGAGCCGTGGTCTTCGTCAGCCCCATGAGTCCGTGCTTGGCCGCGACATAGGCGGATTTGTTCGCCGAGGCGCGCAGACCGTGGACGGAGGAGAGGTTGATGATGCGGCCCCAGCCGCGTTCGCACATCTTCGGCAGCACGGCCTTCGTGAGCACGAAGGGAGCTTCGAGCATGAGCGTGTTGATGAGCCGCCATTCCTCGAGCGGGAATTCGGTGATCGGGTGGATCCGCTGAATGCCCGCATTGTTGACGAGGATGTCGACGTCGAGGTCGATTCCGTCCAGCGCCGAGGTGTCGGCGAGGTTGACCGTCCACGCCTCGCCGCCGATCTCCTCAGCGACGGCTTCCGCGGATTCGGCATTGACGTCGGCGACGATGACCGTGGCTCCGGCGTCGGCGAAGGCCTGGCTGATCGCCTTGCCGAGCCCGGAGGCTCCGCCGGTGACGAGTGCGCGTCGGTTGGTGAGATCTCCCATGAAGATGTCCTTTCCGTCAGTGTGGTCCGAGTTTCCGGTTCAGGTGCTGGTTCGCGAGTTCTGTTCCGCGTTCTGTGCCGCGAGTTCTGTTCCGCGTGCTGTTCCATCCTGCCTCGCGGCAGATGGCAGGGGCGGTGCCGGTCCTCACCGGCACCGCCCCTGTGCCTCAGTCAGCGACTGCTTGCTGTTGGTCGACCGAAGCCAGTCGTCAGTTGCAGCTGGCCGTGGCGACTCCGCGGCGCACCTTGTCTGCGTGGTCGAGCGAACGCAGATCGATGCCCTTGGTTTCGCGGGTGTACATCAGAGCGATGAACGAGATGATCGCGGCTGCGAGCAGGTACAGCGCGATCGGCACCGAAGAGCCGAAGGCACCGAGCAGTGCGGTGGCGATGATCGGAGCGAACGAACCGGCGACGATCGCGGTCACCTGGTAACCGGTCGAGACACCGGAGTTGCGCATCCGGGTCGGGAACATCTCGGACATGATCGCCGGCTGGCCGGCGTACATGAGCGCGTGGAAGATGAGTCCGATGAGCAGCGCGAGGAAGATCATGACCGCGCTGCCCGTGTCGTACATCGGGAAGGCGAAGAAGCCCCAGCTCGCGGTGAGCACAATGCCGATTCCGTACGGCAGTTTGCGGCCGACCCGGTCGGTGGCTGCACCGACGATAGGCACGAGAACCGCGTGGATCGCATGCGCTCCGAGGAGCAGTCCGAGGATCTCGGCCGCTTCGATCTTCACCTGGGTGGAGAGGTAGGTGATCGAGAATGTCACCACAAGGTAGTAGTGGATGTTCTCGACGAAGCGCAGGCCCATGGCTGCGAAGACCTCACGCGGGTAGCGCTTGAACACAGCCTTGACGCCGTAGTCGACGCCCTCTTCGATCTCTTCGGACTGGACTTCGTCGAAGATCGGAGCATCGGAGACGCGGGTGCGGATGTAGTAGCCGATGAGCACAATGACTGCCGAGAGCCAGAACGACACACGCCAACCCCACGACAGGAAGTGCTCTTCGGTGAGGGTGGCGGTGAGGATGAACAGCACCGCGGTGGCCAGCAGGTTGCCCAGTGGCACGCCCGACTGCGGGAAGGAGGCCCAGAAGCCGCGTTCCTTGTTCGGTGCGTGTTCGGCCACGAGGAGGACGGCGCCGCCCCACTCGCCGCCGACGGCGAAGCCCTGGACCACGCGCAGCAGCACGAGCAGGACAGGTGCCAGCATGCCGATCGTGTCGTACGTCGGCAGGCAGCCCATGAGGAAGGTGGCCACACCGACGAGCACGATTGAGAGCTGCAGCAGCTTCTTACGTCCGTATTTGTCACCGAAGTGGCCGAAGACGATGCCACCGATCGGGCGGGCGATGAATCCGACGGCGTAGGTCGCGAAGCCAGCGAGGATCGGAGTCAGCGGGTTGTCCGAAGGCGGGAACAGGATGTGGTTGAACACCAGGGTGGCGGCGGAACCGTAGAGGAAGAATTCGTACCACTCGACGACCGTTCCGGCCATGGAGGCGACGACGACCTTGCGCAGCTGTGCGCGGATCGACTTCCTCTCAGTATTGTTCTGGGAACTCATGTGACTCCTTCAATTCCACAATCCGCGTCACCGTTGAATGCGCGGATCGACTTGCTCTGGCGCCCCTGTCCGGTCGGTGCTGCCATCGCGTTCCGCGTCAATGCGAGAGTCGATGACAGCCGATCCCGGGCAGATCGGCGCTCGGATATTTCTCATCCAAGCATCAGTGTGCGTCAGATAACAGTTTCTCGCACGGTTTCCTGCGCATAATCCGAGAATTTCCGG belongs to Brevibacterium spongiae and includes:
- the dcd gene encoding dCTP deaminase — its product is MTDPERTESGTTTIRHVTLLSDRDIRAELDSGRIALDPYDPSLIQPASVDVCLDRYFRLFDNHKYPVIDPSLEQPELTRFVEAAPGEPFVLHPGEFVLASTHELVTLPDDVAARLEGKSSLGRLGLLTHSTAGFIDPGFSGHVTLELSNVATLPITLWPGMKIGQLCFFRLSSAAVNPYGSQVTGNRYQGQRGPTASRSHLNFYRRGM
- a CDS encoding LPXTG cell wall anchor domain-containing protein, with the translated sequence MTRDDIADDKKGIGFSGTGFTPDEKATVTVVGTDGTEYSPEKKLTVDEKGQVSGTYFFTVTEGAKVPVGEYSLYLTDLKSEKKSSKVTFEVVSKASEVDEPGSTDDKCDSATGPIKTPSESPSESETPAPSETKTEEPTTEAPKPSETKTEEPTTEAPKPSETKTEEPTTKAPKPSESTPPAPSPSETDDTDEDKSDKDESDKAPADDVKPGPAEAPKDEPTTEAPKSDDAEDADAADDGKQEESDKPADDAKSDDAKSEDDAAESTGPASPGSEEKKAPAAATQSLSIDPTEISSEDFLNKGIKLGVTGAQPGEKITITVEHAQGKVDRYTMTKEADSEGKATFGVQAKVKAVLGTYNVRAQAESFDEPQGGSFTVLTNGTAVDEGGNGSGSNDSGSDLPRTGAEMTGLALGVGLLAVGAAAVIITRRRMNASDDPAEF
- a CDS encoding ABC transporter → MNDELSLAGLQLDGREIDLGRLRAGTMLGLMGSPDSTTSVVLSVAALPHVAPPPRFPTGARSGRSRVRSWLKKYLREADAGSGEAASAATQSAALTTFGLRPEVLRRRLADLEAIDRARLVLVAAWASGATWLTLIDPFASVPGHLRTGLRNRFAELVADEGRGVVFSSNSLTDHTIAEAGVADIEKDQLVAFGSLEQIVSEPRGSLPAELSGVNVYSGLARKGWLSIGHSAVRARTELDGKVFVTLGWRAALLSLDEHDPAFTSATVFEAIVTGLRDRGSCLQAKLSPVDTEMGLALDVDLADLAGVPGHSPSASAARAGDAVDAGHADQESAAAAEAGHADQESAAAADESSVADGPTIGFGVIHPGLGRTVTELRANVKVGTHVFVEVDTSALHAYPVD
- a CDS encoding NHL domain-containing thioredoxin family protein, giving the protein MNTSPSESTASTSSARNVKVRAPELVGRRWMNSGGKELTLADLRGKVVLLDFWTFCCINCLHVLDELRPLEEKYARELVIIGVHSPKFEFERTVEAVDQAVERYQVEHIVLDDPDLVTWQAYTARAWPTLAVIDPEGYLVATMSGEGHAAGLTEIIEGLIEEHSAKGTLHSGDGPYVPPPAPETDLFYPGKATRLASGNLLVSDSGHHSLVEYDAEGTTIIRRIGTGQRGSEDGDFAQASFSEPGGITVLPDDLAAEVGYGIVVADTVNHTLRGIDLETETVTTIAGTGEQHMVGAIDNVRGKPGELGRYDGPGEDVKLSSPWDVLFVPATAEVVVAMAGNHTIWSFDPKDGSIRILSGTMNEGLTDGDAEAAWFAQSSGLDLDSDGQVLIADSETSAIRRLDPTTGEVTTLVGVGLFDFGFRDGPAAEARLQHPLGVRSLPDGSIAIADTYNGAIRRYDPTTAEVTTLARGLREPSDILVVDGGSNTGGSAAGTDDSAGEAELLVVESASHALTRVKLPKDAQKVDEGALTTKRPSTEIASGPVSLSVSFTVPSGQKLDDRWGDPTFLQVSATPPALIVSGDGGAEGLTRDIVINPELAGGVLHVTARAAACDGEPGGEIPLHAACHLYQQDWGIPVDLVDAAPNELNLDLRGA
- a CDS encoding YggS family pyridoxal phosphate-dependent enzyme, whose translation is MSTTDSPSPLSPEDVAVITGNLDEVAERARAAAEAAGRSGDEVRVLLATKTQPVEKIRVALEHGFTLIGENKVQEITGKAEALADLNPETHLIGPLQRNKVNHTLRHARCIQSVDNLALAEKINNRLDVLDETVDYFVQVNTSREDSKFGVAPEDAEALITETRKLDRMRLRGLMTIGLPGSSPDEIRPSYSDLRELSERLRESGVMAAEATELSMGMSADFELAISEGATIVRVGSSIFGARA
- the mmsB gene encoding 3-hydroxyisobutyrate dehydrogenase → MSTIGWVGLGNMGRPMTANLVKAGHTVNGFDLVPEAVAAAAEHGVNPVKSIAEAVAGADIVFTMLPKGEHARTAYLEPDGVLANADTKTLLVDSSTIDFDSARVLHAEAAKAGFRLIDGPVSGGVTGAEAGTLTFMLGGSDADVEEARPFIEAMAGNIFHAGGDAAGQAAKIVNNMMLSISLQGVVEGAVLADRFGLDPKVFHDIAKVSSGDSWPLRTWYPVPGVTTTAAANNDFKPGFAAALMHKDVGLALAGAETQGVDLPAATLVHAQLQKLMDEDLGGLDTSALIRNIDPNAEGLPK
- a CDS encoding LysR family transcriptional regulator, whose protein sequence is MASYAPSGSGQQIAPEDLLTLLAVARLGKFTAAAHSLGLNHTTVSRRIAALEKAYGERVLVASPDGWELSAGGRELLPIAEDIEAALGRIDAHRSSALSGTIRLACPQAFALEYAVPALTGLQQRHPGLQIELITATQRVRQYRSGVDIEIVVGRPDAPRSIAKHLRDYRLQLYASQDYLGRHGHPRSLDELAEHRMIYYIENSLQVDDLDEAAEALPRGSGFFRSTSVHAHVLATSDGVGIGILPDFLARHNSRLVQVLPAQFSKRVSYWASVRHESLRNAGVRKVLESL